Proteins from a single region of Allocatelliglobosispora scoriae:
- a CDS encoding MFS transporter: protein MTTTATTLPESPAPSVPEDGPPAYRWRWAALFVILAVEVMDLLDVLVTNIAGPSIRADLGGSASVIQWLGAGYTLAMAVGMITGGRLGDLYGRKRMFLIGAAGFVAASALCALAQSPELLVGTRVLQGLFGAVMLPQGLGLIKEMFPPKELGAAFGAFGPVMALSAVGGPILAGWLVDADLWGTGWRMIFLINVPLGLAALVAAVRFLPESRADGALRLDLTGAGLVSAAAALLIYPLVQGRELGWPLWTFGLIAASVLLFAVFGRHQVRRQRAGRDTLVLPSLFRRRAFSGGLIAGLAFFAGMMGFNLVFSLYIQVGLGFSPFRTGLASVPSALGIIAGFGIASGGGLVQRFGRRLLQAGIGVMVLGCAGFAVTLRVAGTDLTIWQLAPGLAVFGIGMGLVMAPFFDIILAGVEEGESGSASGLLNAVQQFGGALGLAVLGTLFFDHIDWTPTGVDPVSFADAVQLVLMVEIALLAVTFLVSFVLPKSARPGEGH, encoded by the coding sequence ATGACCACCACCGCCACCACCCTGCCCGAGTCGCCCGCGCCGAGCGTGCCGGAGGACGGGCCGCCCGCCTATCGATGGCGCTGGGCCGCCCTGTTCGTCATCCTCGCGGTCGAGGTGATGGACCTGCTCGACGTGCTCGTCACCAACATCGCCGGACCGTCGATCCGCGCCGACCTCGGCGGATCGGCGAGCGTCATCCAGTGGCTCGGCGCGGGCTACACCCTCGCCATGGCGGTCGGGATGATCACCGGTGGCCGCCTCGGCGACCTCTACGGCCGCAAGCGGATGTTCCTCATCGGTGCGGCCGGCTTCGTCGCCGCCTCGGCGCTCTGCGCCCTCGCCCAGTCACCCGAGCTGCTCGTCGGCACCCGCGTCCTGCAGGGGCTCTTCGGCGCGGTCATGCTCCCGCAGGGGCTCGGCCTGATCAAGGAGATGTTCCCGCCGAAGGAGCTCGGTGCCGCGTTCGGCGCCTTCGGGCCGGTGATGGCCCTCTCCGCCGTCGGCGGCCCGATCCTCGCGGGCTGGCTCGTCGACGCCGACCTCTGGGGCACCGGCTGGCGGATGATCTTCCTGATCAACGTACCGCTGGGCCTCGCGGCACTCGTCGCCGCCGTCCGGTTCCTCCCCGAGTCGCGGGCCGACGGGGCCCTGCGGCTCGACCTCACCGGCGCCGGGCTCGTCTCCGCCGCCGCGGCACTGCTGATCTACCCCCTGGTGCAGGGCCGCGAGCTGGGCTGGCCACTGTGGACCTTCGGCCTCATCGCCGCATCCGTGCTGCTCTTCGCCGTCTTCGGCCGGCACCAGGTCCGGCGGCAGCGGGCCGGCCGGGACACCCTGGTGCTGCCGTCGCTCTTCCGCCGGCGGGCCTTCAGCGGCGGACTCATCGCGGGGCTCGCCTTCTTCGCCGGGATGATGGGCTTCAACCTCGTCTTCAGCCTCTACATCCAGGTCGGGCTGGGCTTCTCGCCCTTCAGGACGGGGCTCGCGAGCGTACCGTCGGCTCTCGGCATCATCGCCGGGTTCGGCATCGCCAGCGGTGGCGGCCTCGTCCAGCGGTTCGGGCGCCGCCTGCTGCAGGCCGGGATCGGCGTGATGGTGCTCGGCTGCGCCGGTTTCGCCGTCACCCTGCGGGTGGCCGGCACCGACCTCACCATCTGGCAGCTCGCGCCCGGGCTCGCCGTCTTCGGCATCGGGATGGGCCTGGTGATGGCTCCGTTCTTCGACATCATCCTGGCGGGCGTCGAGGAGGGTGAGAGCGGCTCGGCCTCCGGGCTGCTCAATGCGGTGCAGCAGTTCGGCGGCGCCCTCGGCCTCGCGGTCCTCGGCACGCTCTTCTTCGACCACATCGACTGGACACCGACCGGTGTCGATCCGGTGAGCTTCGCCGACGCCGTGCAGCTCGTCCTGATGGTCGAGATCGCGCTGCTCGCGGTCACCTTCCTGGTGTCCTTCGTGCTGCCCAAGTCTGCCCGGCCGGGCGAGGGCCACTGA
- a CDS encoding cupin domain-containing protein: MTYPPPRYLGDSGEITATFRSVGEPPELTYPSGGTAHYLATGATTKGQFGLYRWEMPAEPSGPEPHFHRSISESFYVLAGSVRIFNGARWIDTVPGDFVHVPEGGVHGFRNESGEPASMLIQFCPGAPREAYFEDLLGLVDKSEEEKAEFFLRHDTFWV, translated from the coding sequence ATGACCTATCCACCGCCGCGCTACCTCGGCGACTCCGGCGAGATCACCGCGACCTTCCGGTCGGTGGGGGAGCCGCCGGAGCTGACCTACCCGTCCGGCGGGACCGCGCACTATCTCGCGACGGGTGCGACGACCAAGGGGCAGTTCGGCCTCTACCGCTGGGAGATGCCGGCCGAGCCCAGCGGACCGGAGCCGCACTTCCACCGGTCGATCTCGGAGTCGTTCTATGTCCTCGCCGGCTCGGTGCGCATCTTCAACGGCGCACGCTGGATCGACACGGTGCCGGGCGACTTCGTCCACGTGCCCGAGGGCGGTGTGCACGGGTTCCGCAACGAGTCCGGCGAGCCCGCCTCTATGCTGATCCAGTTCTGCCCGGGCGCACCCCGGGAGGCCTACTTCGAGGACCTGCTGGGGCTGGTGGACAAGAGCGAGGAGGAGAAGGCCGAGTTCTTCCTCCGCCACGACACCTTCTGGGTCTGA
- a CDS encoding PfkB family carbohydrate kinase, with product MRSLDVLVIGGAGVDTIVYVPELPLPYADSYLVPAIEQRAGQTGDGVALGLHALGLRVHLIDLIGDDHEGRLVRELHERHGVPFTAITSAAGTKRAVNLVDPAGRRLSLYDISRGVDDERFPIPVLGPLAADARHVHLSITHPGAHAIDELLGSGATLSTDLHDWDGVDAYHEAFAYAADLVFLSTTALDDHEAAMRRILMRGRARAVIATAGAEGAYLLTPDHPGVRHVPVAPLPAPAVDSNGAGDAFVAGFLFGWLGGASAMASARYGAVAGAHACGVPAREIRPIGAAALTAAG from the coding sequence ATGCGCTCTCTCGACGTCCTGGTCATCGGCGGTGCCGGTGTCGACACCATCGTCTACGTACCCGAGCTGCCACTCCCCTACGCCGACAGCTACCTGGTGCCCGCGATCGAGCAGCGGGCCGGGCAGACCGGCGACGGCGTGGCCCTGGGGCTGCACGCCCTCGGGCTGCGGGTGCACCTGATCGACCTGATCGGCGACGACCACGAGGGCCGGCTCGTGCGCGAGCTGCACGAGCGGCACGGCGTGCCGTTCACCGCGATCACCAGCGCGGCGGGCACGAAGCGGGCGGTCAACCTCGTCGACCCGGCCGGGCGCCGCCTGTCGCTCTACGACATCAGCCGGGGCGTCGACGACGAGCGGTTCCCCATCCCGGTGCTCGGGCCGCTCGCCGCCGATGCCCGGCACGTGCACCTCTCGATCACCCATCCCGGCGCGCACGCGATCGACGAGCTGCTCGGCTCCGGTGCCACGCTCTCCACGGACCTGCACGACTGGGACGGGGTCGACGCCTATCACGAGGCCTTCGCCTACGCCGCGGACCTGGTCTTCCTCTCCACCACGGCGCTCGACGACCACGAGGCCGCGATGCGGCGGATCCTCATGCGCGGCCGGGCCCGTGCGGTGATCGCCACGGCCGGCGCCGAGGGCGCCTACCTGCTCACCCCGGACCACCCGGGGGTACGCCACGTTCCGGTCGCGCCGCTGCCGGCACCGGCGGTGGACTCCAACGGAGCCGGTGACGCGTTCGTGGCGGGCTTCCTCTTCGGCTGGCTCGGCGGCGCGTCCGCCATGGCGAGCGCGCGTTATGGCGCCGTCGCCGGGGCGCATGCCTGTGGCGTACCGGCGAGGGAGATCAGGCCGATCGGCGCTGCGGCGCTGACGGCGGCCGGGTGA
- a CDS encoding NAD-dependent epimerase/dehydratase family protein: MRILIMGGTRFVGRHLTQAALDAGHDVTLFHRGTTGADLFPQATHVLGDRNTDLDRLAGGSWDATIDVSAYLPRQVASLADALGGRGGHHVLVSSVSVYQAPLPSPFAEDAPLIELADPTVEEVTGETYGGLKVLCERAATAAHGDRLAIVRPTYVVGPHDHLERFTWWVRRVAAGGEVLAPGSPDAPLQVIDARDMAEWMLLLATTGGTGTFHAAHPAPPHTFADLLGAIAAAVAPPGTTITWVDTAFLLDAGVDAEALPFWSIDVADYDQDRADPSAARAAGLAPRPVGQSAREVHEAELASPTPASDKRLDPVREAELLAAWAARS, from the coding sequence ATGCGGATTCTCATCATGGGCGGCACGCGGTTCGTCGGGCGGCACCTGACCCAGGCGGCCCTCGACGCCGGTCATGACGTGACCCTGTTCCACCGGGGCACCACCGGCGCCGACCTGTTTCCGCAGGCCACACATGTGCTCGGCGACCGCAACACCGACCTGGACCGGCTCGCCGGCGGTTCGTGGGACGCGACGATCGACGTCAGCGCCTACCTGCCGCGCCAGGTGGCGAGCCTCGCCGACGCGCTCGGCGGCCGGGGCGGGCACCACGTCCTCGTCTCGTCGGTCTCCGTCTACCAGGCGCCGCTGCCGTCGCCCTTCGCCGAGGACGCGCCGCTGATCGAGCTCGCCGACCCGACGGTCGAGGAGGTGACGGGCGAGACCTACGGCGGCCTCAAGGTGCTCTGCGAGCGCGCCGCCACCGCCGCCCACGGCGACCGGCTCGCCATCGTCCGGCCGACCTATGTGGTGGGTCCGCACGACCACCTGGAGCGCTTCACCTGGTGGGTCCGGCGGGTCGCGGCCGGTGGCGAGGTGCTCGCACCGGGCTCCCCGGACGCGCCGCTGCAGGTCATCGACGCCCGCGACATGGCGGAGTGGATGCTGCTGCTGGCGACGACCGGGGGCACGGGCACGTTCCACGCCGCCCATCCGGCGCCGCCGCACACCTTCGCCGACCTGCTCGGCGCGATCGCCGCCGCGGTCGCACCGCCGGGCACCACGATCACCTGGGTCGACACCGCCTTCCTGCTCGACGCGGGCGTCGACGCCGAGGCGCTGCCGTTCTGGAGCATCGACGTCGCCGACTACGACCAGGACCGGGCAGATCCGTCGGCCGCCCGCGCCGCCGGTCTCGCGCCCCGGCCGGTGGGACAGAGCGCCCGGGAGGTGCACGAGGCGGAGCTCGCCTCGCCGACGCCCGCCTCCGACAAGCGGCTGGACCCGGTGCGGGAGGCGGAGCTGCTCGCCGCGTGGGCCGCCCGATCTTGA
- a CDS encoding YihY/virulence factor BrkB family protein produces the protein MTHRGGAELGLAKRVWAEAKRDNLGLLAAGVAFYALLAIFPMTIALITIYGLVADPSKVVEQIEPMTKAMPAEAAKLFTDQLTAVAGASSGSLTLGLVISLVAAVWAAAGGMSALITGINAVNDQEEQRGFVKLKGLALGLTFGGLVVAVAALLLVAVFPATVDRLHLGTGGRIGAEALRWIVLAMLIGVALSIFYWVGPSTRPKWRWLSTGAVVALVIWVVGSVAFSFYVSNFGSYNKTYGALAAVVILMLWLYLSAYIILLGAEVDAERARSAQD, from the coding sequence ATGACGCATCGGGGTGGTGCCGAGCTCGGGCTGGCCAAGCGGGTCTGGGCGGAGGCGAAGCGGGACAACCTCGGCCTGCTCGCGGCCGGGGTGGCGTTCTACGCGCTGCTCGCGATCTTCCCGATGACGATCGCGCTCATCACGATCTACGGGCTCGTCGCCGATCCGTCGAAGGTGGTCGAGCAGATCGAGCCGATGACGAAGGCGATGCCGGCCGAGGCGGCGAAGCTCTTCACCGACCAGCTCACCGCCGTCGCCGGAGCGAGCAGCGGCAGCCTCACCCTCGGCCTGGTGATCAGCCTCGTCGCGGCTGTCTGGGCGGCGGCGGGCGGCATGTCGGCGCTGATCACGGGCATCAACGCCGTCAACGACCAGGAGGAGCAGCGGGGCTTCGTCAAGCTCAAGGGGCTCGCCCTCGGGCTCACCTTCGGCGGCCTCGTCGTCGCGGTCGCGGCACTGCTGCTCGTCGCGGTCTTCCCGGCGACGGTCGACCGGCTGCACCTGGGTACGGGTGGCCGGATCGGTGCCGAGGCGCTGCGCTGGATCGTGCTGGCGATGCTGATCGGGGTGGCACTGTCGATCTTCTACTGGGTCGGCCCGAGCACCCGGCCGAAGTGGCGCTGGCTCAGCACCGGTGCCGTGGTCGCGCTGGTCATCTGGGTGGTGGGCTCGGTGGCCTTCTCGTTCTACGTCAGCAACTTCGGCAGCTACAACAAGACCTACGGTGCGCTCGCCGCCGTCGTCATCCTGATGCTGTGGCTCTACCTCTCGGCGTACATCATCCTGCTGGGAGCCGAGGTGGACGCGGAGCGCGCGCGGTCAGCGCAGGATTAG
- a CDS encoding HAD family hydrolase, with product MQRLALFDLDNTLVDRDGAFHRWAAAFVAEHALPEGTAEWLVELDEGGYGPKERLFGAARERFGLTATVPELLDDFRRTLPGLIEAFPGARESLLALAEAGWRIGIVTNGHANQLAKMRSTGLDTLVHGWTISGEFGTVKPDRRIFAACAAACGMDPDGGGWMVGDNAAADIEGGRGAGLATIWLHAGREWPLGAARPDHTVADIPEAVALILR from the coding sequence ATGCAGCGGCTCGCGCTCTTCGACCTCGACAACACGCTGGTGGACCGCGACGGCGCCTTCCACCGCTGGGCTGCGGCATTCGTCGCCGAGCACGCCCTCCCCGAGGGCACCGCCGAGTGGCTCGTCGAGCTCGACGAGGGCGGCTACGGCCCCAAGGAACGGCTCTTCGGCGCGGCCCGGGAGCGCTTCGGCCTCACCGCGACGGTGCCGGAGCTGCTGGACGACTTCCGCCGCACGCTGCCCGGCCTGATCGAGGCCTTCCCCGGCGCCCGGGAATCCCTGCTCGCGCTCGCGGAGGCGGGCTGGCGGATCGGCATCGTCACCAACGGGCACGCCAACCAGCTCGCCAAGATGCGCTCGACCGGACTCGACACGCTGGTGCACGGCTGGACGATCTCCGGCGAGTTCGGGACGGTCAAACCCGATCGGCGGATCTTCGCCGCCTGCGCCGCGGCCTGCGGGATGGATCCCGACGGCGGCGGCTGGATGGTCGGCGACAACGCCGCCGCCGACATCGAGGGCGGCCGAGGGGCGGGCCTGGCCACGATCTGGCTGCACGCCGGCCGCGAGTGGCCGCTCGGCGCGGCGCGCCCCGACCACACGGTCGCCGACATCCCCGAGGCCGTCGCGCTAATCCTGCGCTGA
- a CDS encoding peptidoglycan recognition protein family protein, whose product MPRQLWLADVLVGAGLTVVEVPGWRTRGRDDYRPQGLIIHETRGSRTSTDADDLHSLIHGRQGLAGPIAQLFLSRTGTWHVVTAGRSNHVKNGWGGPFRGLGNRRLLGVESQHATGERWTTVQYDSYVRGAAAILAHTGWPPPVGHREHQPGDKPDPAFDMDVFRRDVAAAMRGVRMSVLVRKTGEIKVFLADGITRRWVASPAELAAIRAAATAGHLILAAGGRVQDVASLDPYGRELTDPADAVRAALLDPAVIAAFAEGIRA is encoded by the coding sequence ATGCCGAGGCAGTTGTGGCTCGCCGACGTACTGGTCGGGGCGGGGCTCACGGTGGTCGAGGTGCCGGGCTGGCGGACCCGGGGCCGCGACGACTACCGCCCGCAGGGCCTGATCATCCACGAGACCCGGGGCTCCCGGACCTCCACCGACGCCGACGACCTCCACTCGCTCATCCACGGCCGGCAGGGGCTCGCGGGTCCGATCGCCCAGCTCTTCCTGTCGCGTACGGGCACCTGGCACGTCGTCACCGCCGGGCGCAGCAACCACGTCAAGAACGGCTGGGGCGGACCGTTCCGGGGCCTGGGCAACCGGCGCCTGCTCGGCGTCGAGTCCCAGCACGCCACGGGGGAGCGCTGGACCACGGTGCAGTACGACTCCTACGTGCGCGGTGCCGCCGCGATCCTGGCCCACACGGGCTGGCCGCCGCCGGTCGGCCACCGGGAGCACCAGCCGGGCGACAAGCCGGACCCGGCGTTCGACATGGATGTCTTCCGCCGCGATGTCGCGGCGGCGATGAGGGGAGTGCGGATGAGCGTCCTGGTACGCAAGACTGGCGAGATCAAGGTCTTCCTCGCCGACGGCATCACCCGGCGCTGGGTGGCCTCGCCGGCGGAGCTCGCGGCGATCCGGGCGGCGGCGACAGCCGGTCACCTGATCCTCGCCGCCGGTGGGCGGGTGCAGGATGTGGCGTCGCTGGACCCGTACGGCCGGGAGCTGACCGATCCGGCCGACGCCGTCCGGGCGGCGCTGCTCGACCCCGCGGTGATCGCCGCCTTCGCCGAGGGGATCAGGGCGTAG
- a CDS encoding maleylpyruvate isomerase family mycothiol-dependent enzyme translates to MTNPADETIAALRSGYDELAAIVRDLRPDQLTGPSAAAEWDISQVLSHLGSGAEIGLAALTRSLEGGPKLPDDFYPSVWARWDAMSPQERAATFPVTNEALVSRYEALDAETRANHRIDLGFIPVPVDVATSAGLRLSEFALHSWDVRVILDPAATVAPEAVEPLLNVAPLLFGFAAKPAVLGGRPVSLRVELTAPERVEGVILTDTAVLSPTAPADADAVLTIPAEAWLRLVAGRLAPQYTPAGVEVTGTIDLDELRQVFPGY, encoded by the coding sequence ATGACGAACCCCGCCGACGAGACCATCGCTGCCCTGCGGTCGGGCTACGACGAACTCGCCGCCATCGTTCGTGACCTGCGGCCCGACCAGCTCACCGGGCCCTCCGCCGCGGCGGAATGGGACATCTCCCAAGTGCTCAGCCACCTCGGCAGCGGCGCCGAGATCGGGCTGGCGGCGCTCACCCGCTCGCTCGAGGGCGGGCCCAAGCTGCCCGACGACTTCTACCCGAGCGTGTGGGCGCGCTGGGACGCGATGTCGCCGCAGGAGCGAGCGGCGACCTTCCCCGTCACCAACGAGGCGCTCGTCTCCCGTTACGAGGCGCTCGACGCCGAGACCCGGGCCAACCACCGCATCGACCTGGGCTTCATCCCCGTCCCGGTGGACGTGGCGACCTCGGCCGGGCTGCGGCTGAGCGAGTTCGCGCTGCACTCGTGGGACGTGCGGGTCATCCTCGACCCGGCGGCGACCGTCGCGCCGGAGGCGGTGGAACCGTTGCTGAACGTGGCGCCGCTGCTCTTCGGCTTCGCCGCCAAGCCCGCCGTGCTGGGCGGCCGGCCGGTGTCGCTGCGGGTGGAGCTCACCGCGCCGGAGCGGGTCGAGGGCGTCATCCTCACCGACACGGCGGTCCTCAGCCCGACCGCCCCGGCCGACGCCGACGCGGTGCTCACGATTCCGGCGGAGGCGTGGCTGCGGCTCGTCGCCGGCCGGCTCGCGCCCCAGTACACCCCGGCCGGTGTCGAGGTCACGGGCACCATCGACCTCGACGAGCTGCGGCAGGTCTTCCCGGGCTACTGA
- a CDS encoding SRPBCC family protein has product MAQDSFDHSWHVAAEPGAVFAHLADPHSYLGLSPLIVAVRDVSEGVDDSGQPFVAYTAVERFKAGPVRLWDNPIAVTMRVDAGAARIRQDVVSPGRVRLTSLLVLTPESGGTRLDERIELTMPRLLRGFVRGQARSVQLYRAGELSRRLTATA; this is encoded by the coding sequence ATGGCGCAGGATTCGTTCGACCACAGCTGGCACGTCGCCGCCGAGCCGGGCGCCGTCTTCGCCCATCTCGCGGATCCGCACTCCTATCTGGGGCTCTCGCCGCTGATCGTGGCGGTGCGCGACGTGAGCGAGGGGGTCGACGACTCCGGTCAGCCGTTCGTGGCCTACACCGCCGTCGAGCGCTTCAAGGCCGGGCCGGTGCGGTTGTGGGACAACCCCATCGCGGTCACGATGCGGGTCGACGCGGGCGCCGCGCGCATCCGGCAGGACGTGGTCAGCCCCGGTCGCGTACGCCTGACCTCGCTCCTCGTCCTCACCCCCGAGAGCGGCGGCACCCGCCTCGACGAGCGGATCGAGCTCACCATGCCCCGGCTGCTGCGGGGCTTCGTGCGGGGCCAGGCCCGCTCGGTCCAGCTCTATCGGGCGGGGGAGCTGTCCCGCCGCCTGACCGCGACCGCCTAG
- a CDS encoding pentapeptide repeat-containing protein — MSAPVPDRFDFRGAAFGGGDLSGAELRGRRVVFDGVTFAEGTALSFEGADLTDAWISFVGAVFRGDVSFEAAMMRRGLIDFERATFAGGTLRFTGFDLRGGTIRFDRAALDGGAVSFAGTTFGEDGVVTFDGARFAGSEVSFAGADFSAGGVVDLAQAESYEVSARFDPWSARPPGLFLPTVGFADDE, encoded by the coding sequence TTGAGCGCGCCCGTCCCGGATCGGTTCGACTTCCGCGGCGCGGCCTTCGGGGGCGGCGACCTGTCGGGGGCGGAGCTCCGCGGACGGCGGGTCGTCTTCGACGGGGTGACCTTCGCCGAGGGCACCGCCCTCTCCTTCGAGGGGGCCGACCTCACCGATGCCTGGATCTCCTTCGTCGGCGCGGTCTTCCGCGGTGACGTCTCGTTCGAGGCGGCGATGATGCGGCGGGGACTGATCGATTTCGAGCGGGCGACCTTCGCCGGGGGCACACTCCGCTTCACCGGTTTCGACCTGCGGGGCGGGACGATCCGGTTCGACCGCGCGGCCCTCGACGGCGGTGCGGTCTCCTTCGCCGGTACGACGTTCGGCGAGGACGGCGTCGTCACCTTCGACGGTGCCCGGTTCGCCGGGAGCGAGGTCTCCTTCGCCGGGGCCGACTTCTCGGCCGGGGGAGTCGTCGACCTCGCCCAGGCGGAGAGCTATGAGGTCTCGGCCCGGTTCGATCCGTGGTCGGCCCGGCCGCCGGGTCTGTTCCTGCCGACGGTCGGTTTCGCCGACGACGAGTAG
- a CDS encoding TIGR03084 family metal-binding protein: MTDQQSLLRDLTAEGDEVLRLVGELDEPGWATPTPAPGWTIAHQIAHLTWTDQASLRAVTDPDDFADLVTELADTGDLLRAIEAGAAELAALPPDRLRDGWVAGRRALADALGAVPPGARIAWFGPSMSAASMITARIMENWAHGLDIADALGVRREPTDRLRHVAHLGVRARDFAYVMHGRTAPSEPFRVELTGPGGDLWTWGPDDAVQRVTGPALDFCLLATQRRHRDDLAVTAEGADADEWLDIIQAFAGPPGAGRTAGQFA, translated from the coding sequence ATGACGGACCAGCAGTCGCTGCTGCGAGACCTGACCGCCGAGGGCGACGAGGTGCTGCGGCTCGTCGGCGAGCTCGACGAGCCCGGCTGGGCCACGCCGACCCCCGCCCCCGGCTGGACCATCGCCCATCAGATAGCCCACCTGACCTGGACCGATCAGGCTTCGCTGCGAGCCGTCACCGACCCGGACGACTTCGCCGACCTCGTGACCGAGCTCGCCGACACCGGTGACCTGCTCCGCGCCATCGAGGCCGGTGCCGCCGAGCTCGCCGCACTCCCACCGGACCGGCTGCGCGACGGATGGGTGGCTGGCCGCCGGGCCCTCGCCGACGCTCTAGGTGCGGTGCCGCCGGGTGCTCGGATCGCCTGGTTCGGCCCGTCGATGAGCGCCGCCTCGATGATCACCGCGCGGATCATGGAGAACTGGGCGCACGGCCTCGACATCGCCGATGCGCTCGGCGTTCGGCGCGAGCCCACCGACCGGCTCCGGCACGTGGCCCACCTCGGCGTCCGGGCGCGCGACTTCGCCTACGTCATGCACGGCCGCACCGCGCCGAGCGAGCCCTTCCGGGTCGAGCTGACCGGCCCCGGCGGCGACCTCTGGACGTGGGGTCCCGACGACGCCGTCCAGCGGGTGACCGGGCCCGCGCTCGACTTCTGCCTGCTCGCGACGCAGCGGCGGCACCGCGACGATCTCGCCGTCACCGCTGAGGGCGCCGACGCCGACGAGTGGCTCGACATCATCCAAGCCTTCGCCGGTCCGCCCGGCGCCGGCCGAACGGCGGGACAGTTCGCATGA